The nucleotide sequence CTGGGGCAAATTAGCCGTTCGATGATCAGGTTGACACGGCAGGAGAGACAATTGATCGCCTTCATTCTCGCGGCTTTCGTGACGGGGCTCGGCATCAAGCACTGGCGCGAGGCCCGCGCAGCCGGCGCCGCGGCCGCACAGCTCTCCACGCCCTGAAATCCGACGCCATGCAAAAACCGGCCTTCCACGAAATTCTCGACCAGCTGACCGCGCGCGATCCCCGGTTCAGCCGCGAGGCTTACGGATTTCTCCGCGAGGCCCTCGAGTTCACGCAGAAAAAACGCCGCAAGAGCCGCAGCGCCTCCGCGACCCACGTTTCCGCGGCGGAGTTGCTCGACGGCTTCCGCGAATATTCGCTGCAGCAGTTCGGCCCGATGGGCCTGACCGTGCTCGAATACTGGGGGGTGCGCTCGACGGGCGATGTCGGGCGCATGGTGTTCAACCTCATCGAGGCCGGCGTGTTCGGCCGCGCGGACGACGACCGCATCGAGGACTTCGAGAACGCATTCAGCTTCGAAGAGGTCTTCGTCACGCCTTTCCGTCCCGCGGAGAAAAAGAAGACGGCGCAAGTGCCGCGTCGCCGGAAACTCGCGCCGGAAGCCAACTGACCAACGCGCCGCGACTGCGGCACGCACCGGCATGCAGAATTTCCTGCCCCATCCCGATCCGTCAGCGGCGGCGCTGGCCCGCGGCCAAACGCGCACGCGCGTGCTGCCCAACGGGTTCACCGTGCTTTTCGAGCCGGACCACTCGGCTCCGGTCTCGAGCGTGCAGGTCTGGGTCGAGACCGGAAGCATCCACGAAGGCGCTTGGCTCGGAGCGGGTCTCTCGCACCTCCTGGAGCACATGGTTTTCAAGGGCACCGAAAAACGCGGACCGAACGAAATCGCGCGCGCTGTTCAGGAGGCGGGAGGCTACATCAACGCCTACACTTCATTCGACCGCACCGTTTACTGGATCGACGTGCCGTCAGACGGCACCGCCACGGCCATCGAATTGCTCGCGGATGCCACCCTGCATTCCACGCTGCCCGCGGAGGAATTCGCCAAGGAGCAGGAGGTGATCCGGCGCGAGTTCGCCATGGGCTTCGACGATCCCAACCGCATGAGCACCGAATTGATGCTCTCGACCGCGTTCAGCCGCAGCCCTTACCGGCACCCGGTCATCGGGCATCTCGACGTGTTCAACCGCCTCACGCGCGAGGATCTCGAGGCCTATTATCGTGCGCGCTACGTGCCCGAGAACATGTTTCTCGTCGTGGTCGGCGATCTGGACCCCGATTTCGTTTTCGCCCAAGCCGAGCACTTCTTCGGCGGCGAGCCGCGGCGTGTAAGCGCACCACTGCTCATCACGCGCGAACCCACGCAGCTTGGCCGGCGCGAGGCGCATTCCGAGTTCGAGACCGAGCTCAGCCGCGTCTCGCTCGTGTGGCACATCCCGCCGATCACCCACCCGGACACCGCCGCCCTCGATGTTCTCGCCACCGTGCTCGGCGGTGGCCGCAGCGCACCACTCCACCTAGAGTTGCGCGAGAAGAAAAATCTTGTCCACCACATCTCCGCCTACTCCTACATGGCCGGCGAAATGGGACTCTTCGGCATCGATTTCCTCTGCGAACCGGAAAAACGCGCCGAAGCCGAAGCCGCCGCGCTGGAGATCGTCGGGCGCTACCGCGACCGGCCGGCGTCAGGGGCCGAGGTCGCCAAGGCCCGCAAAAATATCCTCGCCGACCAGCTGAACAACCTCGCCACAGCGCGCGGACGCGCATCCGACATCGGCGGAAGCTGGCTCTTGGCACGCAACCCCGACCTCGGCTCGGAATACCTGGCACAGATCGGGCGCGTCGAATCCGACGACATCGCGCGCGTGGCCCGCGAACATCTCATCCCGACCGGGATCACCGTCACTTCGCTCAATCCGAAAGGTTCCCTCGCCCGGACCTCGGCGGGCGCACCCGCGGCCGGGGCGCGGCACATCGAAAAGTTCACCCTGCCCAACGGCCTGCGCATGATTGTCTGCCGCGACACGAAACTTCCGCTGGTCAACATGGTGGCCGTTTTCCGCGGCGGATTGCTCGCGGAGACCCCGCAGACCAACGGCATCACGGCGCTGGCCGCGCGCGCCCTCATCAAGGGCACCGCATCACGCACAGCCGAGCAGTTGAACGACGCCATCGAGGCGGTGGGAGGCCAGATCCGCGCCGATTCCGGAAACAACAGCTTCAGCGTGTCGGTCGAGGTGATGAAACCCGATCTGCATTTGGGTTTGGACCTGCTCTCGGATGTGCTCGCAAACGCGAGCTTTCCGGACCACGAGGTGGAGCGCGAGAAGCACGACCAGATCGCCGCGATCAAGGCGGAGGACGAACAAATCACCTCGGTGGCGAGGCACGCGCTGCGCAAAGCCGTTTTCGGCGACCATCCCTACGGTCTGCGCTCCAACGGGACGGAAGAATCCGTGGCCGCCTTGTCGCGCCGGCAACTCGTGGATTTCCACGACCGTTGTGTGACCGCTAAAAACGGCGTGCTCGCCATCTTCGGCGACATCGACACCGACGAAGTGCGGCGCCTCGCCGGGGAATTTTTCGGATCGCTGCCGCCCGGCGAGTTGCTCATGACCGAACCGCCCGTTGCGCCGCCGCTGCCCGCGCCGGTCGAGACCGTGGTCCACGAACCCAAACAACAAGCCGTGCTGATGGCGGGATTCCGCGGGACCGATGCGCTCAACCCCGACCGCGTGGCGCTGGAACTCATCGACACCGCGAGCAGCGACATGGCCTCGCGCTTTTTCCACCGCATCCGCGAGGAACTCGGCCTAGCCTACTTCGTCGGAGCGGCCCAGATGATGGGCTTCGCCCCGGGCATCTTCACCTTCTATCTCGGAACCGACCCGGCCAAGGTTGATCTGGTGCGGAAACATTTCGACGAGGAAATTTCCGCCCTCGCCGGGGACGGACTCGACGAGGCCGAACTTGCGCGCGCAAAAAAGAAACTCATCGGCAGCGAAGCCATCCGCAACCAGTCGCTCGAGGCCTTCGCCCACGTCGTCGCGGTGGACGAGCTTTACGGACTCGGCGCGGAGCATTACGCGACGCGCGCGGCCGAGATCAACGAAATCACCATTGACCGTGTGCGCGCGGCGGCCAGAAAATATTTCGGCGGGCAGCACCGGGCCACGGTTCTGGTGACTCCCTCCGAAACGAACACCTCAAACCATGGCTGAAGTCCAATCCTCGACCCAGTCCGGCGAAATGACCCGCCGGTTCACCGAATTCGTCCTCATGCAGGCGCAACAAATCGCGCTCATGCTCGGCCACATCCCAGGCCCCGACGGCAAGCCGATGGAGCCGAACCTCCCCGTTGCCCGCATCTTCATCGACCAGTTGGAAATGATCCGCGAAAAAACCCGCGGCAACCTGACCGAGGAAGAATCGGCCCTGCTGGCCAAAGTCCTCTCCGAACTTCAACTGGCCTTCGTCGAGGCCGGCAACGCCGCACCCGCGCCCGCCCCGGAAAAGCCGGTCGCTGTTGACGAAACGACGACGGCAAAAACCGACGACGACGGAAAAAAGAAGTTCACGAAAAGCTACGGCTGAGCGGCGTCAGATCCGCCCCCGCGCACGCAGCCAGCCCACCCACGCGATCGTCGCTGCCAAAGCGGCCAAGCCGGCGTAAAGCCCCAGACGCTCGGGATAATCCGGGAACGGGACAAACGTTCCGTAAAGCGCCAAGCCCGGCACGACGGCAGCCAGGGGGAACACGATCCAGCGCCAGCGCGGTTGGCCCCCGGGTTGCCGCAGCATCAGACGCAACGCACCGAGCGCCAGGGCCGAGTAAACAATCACGAGCAGGACCGCCTGCGAGGTGGCGGCGACGAATAGTGTGTCATAGCGCTGCCCGGACGGCACGAGCGATCCGGCTGCGATGGCAAGGAGGGCGAGAGCAAGCACCAGCGTGGCCGCGGTCTGCGGAGCACCCAGGGAGTTCGTCGCGGCCAACCGCGCGGGGAGCAACCCGGATCTGGCAAGGGCGAAAATGCCGCGCGAGGCGGCAACGGTGAAGCCGATGCAAGTCGCGGTAAAGTCCACCAGAACGGCGAAGCGGATCCACCATCCGGCCCACGATCCGAGCAAATCGTCGGCCATGCGCGCGTAGCCGTCGAGCACACCGCCCCAATCTTTGGCAGCATTGGCGGGGCCGTAATACACCGTGCCGGCGTAGGAGCAGAGCACGAGCAGCACCGCCACCGCGCCGACCGTTCCCACCAGCGCGAGAGGGATGCTGCGCCGCGGGTTGTCGGTCTCCTCGGCCAATGCGCCCGCGGTCTCGAAGCCGCCGAACAGCAGGATGCAGAAAAGCAGGGCGCCGAAGAGGTCGCCAGCGTGCGGGTTGCCCCACGAAAAAACCGCCCATGTGTTCGCCGCTCCCGCCTGGGCGATGGCGGCGAAGGCAGTGAGCACGAATGGAATGACCGATGCGCCGACGATGACAAGTTGCGCGCGCGTTGCCGCACCCGCACCGCGCACGTTGAGCCACCACGCGGCGGCTGCCGCAGCCAGCGCCCCCGCCCACCACGGCAAATCCATACCGGCGTAACGGGCGGCAAATTGCGCCGCCAGTTCGCCCACCGCGATGGAAAATCCCGCGGCGCCGGAAAAAATGAGCGAAACGACATAGATGCCGAGAACCGCGACGCCCGCGGTTTTTCCCCATGCGCGGCCCGCGTAGTCGCCCATCGCGCCCGCACCGCCGGTCTCGGACGCGTAGAACGCCACCACGAGCGAAAAGGCCAGCATGCCAAGCGCGGCGAGAGCGACAGCCAGCGGACCGACCGCACCGGCCATCGAAGCGACAATGCCGAGAAAGAGCGCGACGTCGATGAGGGGACCGACCGAAAAACACTGGCCGACGAGCTGCAGGAGCGTCACGTGGCCGGACCGCAACCGCCCGGGCGGCGGCGATGCAGTATTCAGCCCCTCTCCCACGGGTGGAACAAAACGCCGCTAAGCCGTGCGGGCCACGCGGTCGATGAGAACCTGGAGATATTCCGCCACACCGCGAAGTCCCGCGGTGAAACGGTTTTCATCGACCGGACCCAGTGCGGCAAGTGCCTCCTGCACCAGGGCACCCGCGGCGTCCGCCGTCTGCCTCAACGCGCGGCGCTCGGACAACAGCACCGCGATTTTTTCATGCGCGGTGTCGCCGCCGTTGAGGAGCAATGCGCTCAACTCCCCGTGGTCGCCCGCACGCCGCGCCGACTGCAGGAGAAAAATGAGCGGCAACGTGAGCTTCCCCTTGCGCAGATCGCTGCCGAGCGTCTTGCCGATCTCTTCCTCGTCGCCGACCAGATCGAGGCAATCGTCATAAATCTGGTAAGCCGTGCCGAGCTTGAGACCGAAAAGTTTGAGCGCGCCGATTTTTTCCGGCGTTGTCTCGCTGAGGAAAGCGCCCAGTTCGCTGGCCGCGGCGAAGAGCGCGGCAGTCTTCATTTCCACGATGCGGTAATAGTCATGCGCGGACAAATTGAGATCGAACCGCCGCTGCGTCTGGATGATCTCGCCCGTGCACACCTCGGCCGCGGCATCGGCGATGCGGCGCACCACTTCGGTGTCGGAAAAATTGGTGGCCAGGCGCATGGCATGCGCGAGCAGCGCATCGCCGAGCAACACGCTGATGGCATTTCCCCACTTCGCGTTGACCGTCGGCTGGTCGCGGCGGAGGTCGGCGCCGTCCATGATGTCGTCATGCACGAGCGTGGCGATGTGGATCAGTTCGACGACGACCGCAAGGTCGACGTGCGCGGCGGATATTTTCCCGGTCGAACCCCCGGCGAGCAAAGCGAGGGCGGGACGCAGACGCTTGCCGGCGGAGCCGCAGACATAACCCACGTAGCCTTCCATCGCGGGATCGAAGGCCCGCGCCTGCGCGCGGATCCGCTCCTCCACGCTGTAGAGATGCGTGTTGATCAGCTCGAAGGTGCGCTTGAAGCTGGCCAAGGCGGCCGGATCCACCGCGGCTTTTTTGGCTTTGATCGGGTTCATGTGCGGAAACTTCGTAAAGTTTTCGGGCGCGGAGCCTTCGCAATCAAGAGCGCCGGCGTTGCAGGACGGCGCGCACGATGCCCAGCGGCAGGGCCACGGCGATCCCCATCAGGAGCGCCACTTTCCATCCGGGAATGACGCGGGCCCTGTCGCGGGCCACGGCCGCAAGCGCCGAGCGCACCACCTCCTCCACCGGGATCGTGAGAGCGTCGGGTGTGTTCCACTCGGGCTCGCCGGTGCCGCGCGATGCCACCTCGCCAAACTCGGTGTCGGCGGGTCCGGGCAGAACGGCCGTGACCGTGATCCCCGTGTCGCGCAGTTCCATGCGCAGGCCGTCGCTGAAACTGTTCACGTAAGCCTTGGTCGCCGCATACACCGCCATGTGCGGCAACGGAAGCAGACCGGCGATGGAGCTGACATTCAAAACGGCACCGCGACCACCTTCGCGCAGCATCGGCAGGAGATGGTGGGTAAGACGCGTGAGCGCGACCACGTTGAGTTCGAGCATGGCGTGGATTTTCGACCAATCGCCGGTCGCAAAAGGACCCTTGTCGCCCATCCCGGCATTGTTGACCAGGAAGTTGACGCTGATTTTCTCGCGCTCCAACCAAGCGATGAAATCGCGGTTCTGGTTTTCGCGGGTGATGTCCATCACATAGACAAAAATCCGCACCGACGGATGCCGCGCCTCCAGGTCGGCCTTGAGGGCATCGAGGTGCTCGCCGCGGCGCGCCACGAGGACAAGTTTGCCGGCCACGGGCGCCAGCTGGCGGGCGAATTCCGCTCCGAGCCCGGACGAAGCTCCCGTGATTAAGGCGGTGCAACCCTCGAAAAATCTCATATCTTCCGGATATGATAGTGCAGCAACTGGAAAAACAAAGCCCCTTCACCACGAAGGACGGATCGACCATCCGCAGCATCCTCGACCGCACCAACGCCCCGGTGCAAAACCAGAGCCTGGCCGAGGCGCGGTTGCCGGCCGGCAGTGCCACCGACCGTCATTACCACAAGCTGAGCGAGGAATTTTATTTCCTGTTGGAAGGCACGGCACGGATGGAAGTCGATGGCGAAACACGCGAAATCGGCGCCGGAGATGCCGTCCTTATCCCCGCAGGCGCCTGGCACCGGATCACCGCCAGCTCGGACCTGCGCTTTCTCTGCTGCTGCGCGCCGCCCTACGAGCACGGGGACACGTATTTCGCGTAGCTACTCGCGCAAGCGCGAGTCGAGCACCAACGTCACCGGGCCGTCGTTGACGAGTTCGACTTCCATCGTCGCCCCGAAGTAGCCCGTTGCAACCAGGCGCCCGAGCGCGCGCTGCATCGCGCCGACGAAGGCGTCATAGAGCGGCACGGCAACATCCGGCGGTGCCGCGCGATGCCACGACGGTTTTGTGCCTTTGCGGGTGCTGGCCAGCAGGGTGAACTGGCTGACAACCAGCACTTCGCCACCCGCCTCGACAACGGAGCGGTCCATGCGATCGCCGTCACCCGCGAAAATTTTCTGCTGCGCGATTTTGCCTGCAAGCCACGCGATGTCGTCGGCGGCGTCATCCGCCGCCACGCCGAGCAGCACAAGCAACCCGCGGCCGATCGCGCCGACAACTTCCCCCTCGACAGATACCGAGGCACGGGTGACACGCTGGACCACCGCTCTCACAATCACGCACGTTGTCGCGGGAAGCGGATTGCGGCAAGCCCGATCCCCGCTTGCACCTGATCGCGCGGACGGAGGATGATCGGCGCATGCCGGACGGGCGACCTTGGACCATCGACGAAGTGGCGCGCGGCGCGCGGGACTTCGCGTGGCCGGCGCACGACGGCACGATATTCCCCGGGCTCGTCTGGGAAGCGGATGGCACCCCCCGCGCGCATGTGCTTTGCATCCACGGCTTGAGCGGCGCGGCTGCCGACTTCGGTCCGCTCGGACGAAAACTGTCCGCCGATGGTTGCTCCGTCTGGGCGATCAACCTGCGCGGCCAAGGCCACGATCCGGACCACGGAAGGCGAGGGCATTTCCTCGACCCGCGCGAATGGCGGGCGGATCTCGCGGCATTCGCGGAAGCGCACCTCGGCGAGGATGTGCCGTTTTTTCTCGTCGGCGAAAGCATGGGTTCGTTGGTTGCGGTCGATGCGGTTGCCAACGGTGCCCTGCGACCGGAGCGCCTGGTGCTGTCGGTCCCGGTCACGGAAATCCGTGCGCCGGTCCCCGACTGGATTCTGGCGTTGATGCGCAAGGCGGCGTGCGTCGCCCCACGATTCAAGCTCGCGCCCATGCGCTTCGTCCACGGCAAGACATCGATCCCGCGCCTGACCGCGGACGACGAATACATGGCGTATTTGCGGACCATCCCGCACCGCGTGCGCGGCTTCACACTGGGGTTCCTCTCGCGATTCCACGACCTTATGCAGGAGGCTCCGCAAAACGCGGCACGCATCGCGGTGCCGACGCTCATGCTCTCCGGTGGGCGCGATGTTTTCATCCGCCCAGACCAGAGCCGCGCGTTTTTTGAATGTCTCGGATGCGCGGAGAAAGAATACCGCTTTTATCCCGATAGCCATCATCTGCTTTGGCACGATGTGGACAGCCAAGATGTGCTCGAACGCATCGTTCACTGGATCATGAAAGGACTGCCATGAATGCCGAAGCAGAGCGATTGGCAGAAAGCCCCCGGCCCCACGACCCGTGGCGGCGCTGGGGACCCTACGTTTCGTCACGTCAGTGGGGCACAGTGCGCGAGGACTACAGCGCGGACGGCGACGCGTGGAATTACTTCCCGCACGAACACGCGCGCAGTCGCGCCTACCGCTGGGGAGAGGACGGCATCTTCGGCATCTGCGATCGCGAGCAACGCATGTGTTTCGCCCCGGCATTCTGGAACGGGGTTGACCACATCCTCAAAGAACGCTTTTTCGGCCTCGCCGGACCGCAAGGCAACCACGGCGAGGATGTGAAGGAAGAATACTGGTATCTTGAAGCCGCGCCCACTTCTTCCTGGCTTCGCGCGCTCTACCGCTATCCGCAACGCGCATTTCCTTACGGCAGACTCGTGGAGGAGAATTCGCGGCGCGGGCCGCTCGATCCCGAATACGAACTCCGCGATACGGGCATTTTCGATGGCAACCGCTTCTTCGACATCGATGTCGCCTATGCCAAGGCCGCACCGGATGACATCCTGATCCGCATCACCGCGATAAACCGCGGACCCGATTCCGCGCCGCTTTGGGTTTTGCCGACCCTGTGGTTCCGCAACCGCTGGACGTGGGACCCGTCGCGCCCGAAAGCTGCCCGGCTTTGCGCAGCCGGGAACGCCCTGGTGCACGCCCGGGAGGAAGCGCTCGGCGAATGGGTTTTGGAAGGACCGGCGGCCGATGAAGTGCTTTTCACGGAGAACGAGACGAACAACAAACTTCTTTTCGGCAGCGCAAACGCCTCGCTGTTCACCAAAGACGCCTTCCACCGGCATCTCGTGGAGGGCGAGCGGCACGCGGTCAATCCCGACCGCACCGGCACCAAGGCGACG is from Chthoniobacterales bacterium and encodes:
- a CDS encoding D-tyrosyl-tRNA(Tyr) deacylase, with the translated sequence MRAVVQRVTRASVSVEGEVVGAIGRGLLVLLGVAADDAADDIAWLAGKIAQQKIFAGDGDRMDRSVVEAGGEVLVVSQFTLLASTRKGTKPSWHRAAPPDVAVPLYDAFVGAMQRALGRLVATGYFGATMEVELVNDGPVTLVLDSRLRE
- a CDS encoding cupin domain-containing protein yields the protein MIVQQLEKQSPFTTKDGSTIRSILDRTNAPVQNQSLAEARLPAGSATDRHYHKLSEEFYFLLEGTARMEVDGETREIGAGDAVLIPAGAWHRITASSDLRFLCCCAPPYEHGDTYFA
- a CDS encoding SDR family oxidoreductase, giving the protein MRFFEGCTALITGASSGLGAEFARQLAPVAGKLVLVARRGEHLDALKADLEARHPSVRIFVYVMDITRENQNRDFIAWLEREKISVNFLVNNAGMGDKGPFATGDWSKIHAMLELNVVALTRLTHHLLPMLREGGRGAVLNVSSIAGLLPLPHMAVYAATKAYVNSFSDGLRMELRDTGITVTAVLPGPADTEFGEVASRGTGEPEWNTPDALTIPVEEVVRSALAAVARDRARVIPGWKVALLMGIAVALPLGIVRAVLQRRRS
- a CDS encoding polyprenyl synthetase family protein; protein product: MNPIKAKKAAVDPAALASFKRTFELINTHLYSVEERIRAQARAFDPAMEGYVGYVCGSAGKRLRPALALLAGGSTGKISAAHVDLAVVVELIHIATLVHDDIMDGADLRRDQPTVNAKWGNAISVLLGDALLAHAMRLATNFSDTEVVRRIADAAAEVCTGEIIQTQRRFDLNLSAHDYYRIVEMKTAALFAAASELGAFLSETTPEKIGALKLFGLKLGTAYQIYDDCLDLVGDEEEIGKTLGSDLRKGKLTLPLIFLLQSARRAGDHGELSALLLNGGDTAHEKIAVLLSERRALRQTADAAGALVQEALAALGPVDENRFTAGLRGVAEYLQVLIDRVARTA
- a CDS encoding alpha/beta hydrolase, with the protein product MPDGRPWTIDEVARGARDFAWPAHDGTIFPGLVWEADGTPRAHVLCIHGLSGAAADFGPLGRKLSADGCSVWAINLRGQGHDPDHGRRGHFLDPREWRADLAAFAEAHLGEDVPFFLVGESMGSLVAVDAVANGALRPERLVLSVPVTEIRAPVPDWILALMRKAACVAPRFKLAPMRFVHGKTSIPRLTADDEYMAYLRTIPHRVRGFTLGFLSRFHDLMQEAPQNAARIAVPTLMLSGGRDVFIRPDQSRAFFECLGCAEKEYRFYPDSHHLLWHDVDSQDVLERIVHWIMKGLP
- a CDS encoding DUF1844 domain-containing protein; the protein is MAEVQSSTQSGEMTRRFTEFVLMQAQQIALMLGHIPGPDGKPMEPNLPVARIFIDQLEMIREKTRGNLTEEESALLAKVLSELQLAFVEAGNAAPAPAPEKPVAVDETTTAKTDDDGKKKFTKSYG
- a CDS encoding insulinase family protein — its product is MQNFLPHPDPSAAALARGQTRTRVLPNGFTVLFEPDHSAPVSSVQVWVETGSIHEGAWLGAGLSHLLEHMVFKGTEKRGPNEIARAVQEAGGYINAYTSFDRTVYWIDVPSDGTATAIELLADATLHSTLPAEEFAKEQEVIRREFAMGFDDPNRMSTELMLSTAFSRSPYRHPVIGHLDVFNRLTREDLEAYYRARYVPENMFLVVVGDLDPDFVFAQAEHFFGGEPRRVSAPLLITREPTQLGRREAHSEFETELSRVSLVWHIPPITHPDTAALDVLATVLGGGRSAPLHLELREKKNLVHHISAYSYMAGEMGLFGIDFLCEPEKRAEAEAAALEIVGRYRDRPASGAEVAKARKNILADQLNNLATARGRASDIGGSWLLARNPDLGSEYLAQIGRVESDDIARVAREHLIPTGITVTSLNPKGSLARTSAGAPAAGARHIEKFTLPNGLRMIVCRDTKLPLVNMVAVFRGGLLAETPQTNGITALAARALIKGTASRTAEQLNDAIEAVGGQIRADSGNNSFSVSVEVMKPDLHLGLDLLSDVLANASFPDHEVEREKHDQIAAIKAEDEQITSVARHALRKAVFGDHPYGLRSNGTEESVAALSRRQLVDFHDRCVTAKNGVLAIFGDIDTDEVRRLAGEFFGSLPPGELLMTEPPVAPPLPAPVETVVHEPKQQAVLMAGFRGTDALNPDRVALELIDTASSDMASRFFHRIREELGLAYFVGAAQMMGFAPGIFTFYLGTDPAKVDLVRKHFDEEISALAGDGLDEAELARAKKKLIGSEAIRNQSLEAFAHVVAVDELYGLGAEHYATRAAEINEITIDRVRAAARKYFGGQHRATVLVTPSETNTSNHG
- a CDS encoding APC family permease, with the protein product MGEGLNTASPPPGRLRSGHVTLLQLVGQCFSVGPLIDVALFLGIVASMAGAVGPLAVALAALGMLAFSLVVAFYASETGGAGAMGDYAGRAWGKTAGVAVLGIYVVSLIFSGAAGFSIAVGELAAQFAARYAGMDLPWWAGALAAAAAAWWLNVRGAGAATRAQLVIVGASVIPFVLTAFAAIAQAGAANTWAVFSWGNPHAGDLFGALLFCILLFGGFETAGALAEETDNPRRSIPLALVGTVGAVAVLLVLCSYAGTVYYGPANAAKDWGGVLDGYARMADDLLGSWAGWWIRFAVLVDFTATCIGFTVAASRGIFALARSGLLPARLAATNSLGAPQTAATLVLALALLAIAAGSLVPSGQRYDTLFVAATSQAVLLVIVYSALALGALRLMLRQPGGQPRWRWIVFPLAAVVPGLALYGTFVPFPDYPERLGLYAGLAALAATIAWVGWLRARGRI